From a region of the Zingiber officinale cultivar Zhangliang chromosome 10B, Zo_v1.1, whole genome shotgun sequence genome:
- the LOC122030471 gene encoding pentatricopeptide repeat-containing protein At2g18940, chloroplastic-like gives MEGAPFPSRPALPNQTSKIPRNPSPNRPKFNLPFPPPPPPSRSLPLDSLLQHLAKETANTLRPPSSNKNPTLPSLRLAATSPRREKSPPAQGARLAGVKGGARFLQDPRLGFLSAAGKSLLRSIVEWPLVDFATLVEARKDEIFGVDWVALLKALEILGDWEKALALFEWAASTSRAEGSRLDAPAIEVMIKVLGRSSQHSVASKLFDSIPLEEYCLDIRAYTTLLHSYSRAGKYDKAIALFEQMKLKGLSATLVTYNVILDVYGRRGRSWSKILEILDEMKSNKVSSDEFTYSTVISACGREGLLKEASEFFKRLKMQGYVPGTVTYNSLLQVYGKAGNYPAALRVLKEMEYNNCPADGVTYNELVATYARAGFYEEGAAVLDTMATKGIMPNAITYTTVINGYGKAGKEDAALALFDRMKKLGCVPNVCTYNTILGMLGKKSRMGEMFDLLSDMKHNGCAPNRITWNTMLAICGKRGMEDYVRQVYTEMTKSGIEPDKDTFNTMIAAYGRCGSGTNALKMYDEMVKAGFTPCTTTYNALLNAIARKGDWIAADSVIADMKRKGFKPNDLSYCLLLQTYAKGRNLEAIDAIEQEVYDSKIFPSWVILRTLVIVNFKCRVLKGMEKAFEELKRNGYKPDLVIFNSMLSIYAKNGMYDHAREIFNLIHPSGLRPDLITYNSMMDMSVKGGECWEAEDMLKQLESSGLKPDVVSYNTVINGFCKQGLMNEALKILTDMIAKGVAPCMITYNTLISGYVSMEMFNDAADVLSYMIQHNCSPNELSFRTIVDGYCKAKRYEEAIQFIAGIVNIDSSFPEQSLNKLALRVEERKSHH, from the coding sequence ATGGAGGGAGCTCCATTTCCAAGCCGACCTGCTCTTCCTAACCAGACCTCCAAAATCCCAAGAAACCCCTCGCCTAACCGTCCCAAGTTCAACCTTCCCTTTCCTCCACCGCCTCCTCCTTCTCGTTCGCTTCCTTTGGACTCCCTCCTCCAACACCTCGCCAAGGAGACTGCCAACACCCTTCGCCCTCCGTCGAGCAATAAAAATCCCACCTTGCCCTCTTTGCGCCTTGCTGCGACCTCGCCCCGTCGCGAGAAATCGCCTCCTGCGCAGGGCGCACGGCTCGCCGGCGTCAAAGGTGGAGCTCGGTTTCTGCAGGATCCCCGTCTGGGGTTCCTCTCCGCCGCAGGCAAGTCGTTGCTGAGATCCATCGTCGAGTGGCCGCTGGTTGACTTCGCCACTCTGGTTGAAGCCAGGAAAGATGAGATTTTTGGCGTGGATTGGGTTGCCCTCTTGAAGGCGCTCGAAATTCTGGGCGATTGGGAGAAAGCTCTCGCGTTGTTCGAATGGGCTGCATCCACTTCCCGTGCTGAAGGATCCAGATTAGATGCCCCAGCGATCGAGGTGATGATCAAGGTATTGGGGAGAAGTTCACAGCACTCAGTTGCCTCCAAGCTGTTCGACTCTATTCCTCTGGAGGAATATTGCCTTGATATCCGTGCTTACACTACTTTGCTTCATAGCTACTCCCGCGCCGGGAAGTATGACAAGGCAATTGCATTGTTTGAGCAGATGAAATTGAAGGGGCTTTCAGCCACCTTGGTCACCTACAATGTGATTCTCGATGTGTATGGCCGCAGGGGGCGGTCCTGGAGCAAAATTCTGGAGATTTTGGATGAGATGAAAAGCAACAAAGTTAGTTCTGATGAGTTCACCTACAGTACAGTGATCTCTGCTTGCGGAAGGGAAGGGTTGTTGAAGGAAGCCTCAGAGTTCTTTAAACGACTGAAGATGCAGGGATATGTTCCTGGCACTGTCACGTATAATTCACTACTCCAGGTGTATGGCAAGGCAGGAAACTATCCAGCAGCACTGAGAGTCTTGAAGGAAATGGAGTACAATAACTGCCCAGCTGATGGAGTTACCTACAATGAACTTGTAGCTACCTATGCTAGAGCTGGCTTTTACGAAGAAGGGGCGGCAGTGTTGGATACAATGGCTACTAAAGGAATAATGCCTAATGCCATTACCTATACCACTGTAATTAATGGGTATGGCAAGGCTGGAAAAGAGGATGCAGCTTTAGCGCTGTTTGATCGTATGAAGAAATTGGGTTGTGTTCCTAATGTTTGCACTTACAACACAATATTAGGAATGCTTGGAAAGAAATCAAGGATGGGGGAAATGTTTGACTTACTTTCTGACATGAAACACAATGGTTGTGCCCCGAATAGGATCACATGGAACACAATGTTAGCTATATGTGGGAAAAGGGGCATGGAGGACTATGTAAGACAAGTGTACACGGAGATGACAAAATCAGGCATTGAACCCGACAAGGATACCTTCAACACTATGATTGCCGCATATGGTCGATGTGGTTCTGGTACCAATGCTTTGAAGATGTATGATGAGATGGTCAAAGCAGGTTTTACTCCTTGCACTACAACATATAATGCACTCTTGAATGCAATAGCTAGAAAGGGTGACTGGATAGCTGCAGATTCTGTTATAGCTGATATGAAGAGGAAGGGATTTAAGCCTAATGATCTTTCATACTGTTTGTTGCTTCAAACTTATGCGAAAGGAAGAAACCTAGAAGCTATAGATGCAATTGAACAAGAAGTTTATGATAGCAAAATTTTTCCTAGCTGGGTGATCCTTAGAACTCTGGTTATAGTCAACTTTAAGTGTAGAGTATTAAAGGGCATGGAAAAGGCATTTGAGGAGCTGAAGAGGAATGGCTACAAACCTGACTTGGTGATTTTTAACTCAATGCTTTCAATTTATGCAAAGAATGGGATGTATGATCATGCTCGTGAAATTTTCAATCTGATTCATCCAAGTGGGCTCCGACCTGATCTCATTACTTACAACAGTATGATGGACATGAGTGTGAAAGGTGGAGAATGTTGGGAAGCAGAAGACATGCTCAAACAACTTGAAAGCTCTGGGTTGAAGCCTGATGTGGTGTCATACAACACTGTCATTAATGGATTTTGCAAACAAGGGCTCATGAATGAAGCCCTAAAGATTCTGACAGACATGATAGCTAAAGGAGTTGCACCTTGTATGATCACTTATAATACCTTAATTTCTGGATATGTGAGCATGGAGATGTTCAATGATGCTGCTGATGTTCTTAGCTATATGATCCAACACAACTGCAGCCCCAATGAACTATCCTTCAGGACAATTGTTGATGGCTACTGTAAAGCCAAGAGATATGAGGAAGCCATCCAGTTTATAGCTGGCATAGTGAATATAGATTCATCTTTTCCTGAACAGTCGCTGAATAAGCTAGCCCTAAGAGTAGAAGAGAGAAAATCTCACCATTGA